A single Paraburkholderia sp. D15 DNA region contains:
- a CDS encoding alpha/beta hydrolase translates to MPSLNTNAAPDATRPSIKSETHAALTLTTVDLDVQGVGLKLSTMFRPGPKPPILFLHGFGSTKEDYADIVLHPEFDGHAVIAYDAPGCGASECTDLKKISIPFLVETARGLLAHFSVDTFHVVGHSMGGLTALMLADAEPDRVLGFADIEGNVAPEDCFLSRQVVDFPNDDDDVFFEKFIERTWHSNHYASALYAADLRHRVRAGAVKGIFASMVELSDHGHLMERFLALPCPTLFMHGEQNDGLSYLPKLRENGVTVARIQSCGHFPMYSNPVEMWRTLSRFFGYS, encoded by the coding sequence ATGCCAAGCTTGAACACCAACGCCGCACCTGACGCCACCCGCCCATCGATCAAGTCGGAAACCCACGCGGCGCTCACGCTGACGACCGTCGATCTGGACGTGCAGGGCGTCGGATTAAAACTGTCGACGATGTTCCGGCCCGGCCCGAAGCCGCCGATTCTATTCCTGCACGGCTTCGGCTCGACCAAGGAGGACTATGCCGACATCGTCCTGCATCCCGAGTTCGATGGGCATGCTGTCATTGCCTACGACGCTCCCGGCTGTGGCGCGTCGGAATGCACCGACCTCAAGAAGATTTCGATCCCATTTCTCGTGGAAACGGCACGCGGTCTACTCGCGCATTTCTCCGTGGACACCTTTCATGTGGTGGGCCATTCGATGGGCGGATTGACGGCGCTCATGCTGGCCGACGCCGAGCCTGATCGCGTACTCGGTTTTGCCGACATCGAAGGCAATGTCGCGCCCGAAGATTGTTTCCTGAGCCGTCAGGTCGTCGATTTTCCGAACGATGACGACGACGTCTTCTTCGAAAAATTTATCGAAAGGACGTGGCATTCGAACCACTACGCGTCGGCGCTTTACGCGGCGGATCTACGTCATCGAGTGCGGGCTGGCGCGGTGAAGGGCATCTTCGCGTCGATGGTCGAGTTGTCCGACCATGGACATCTGATGGAGCGCTTCCTGGCGCTTCCCTGCCCAACGCTGTTCATGCACGGGGAGCAGAACGACGGTCTGTCCTACTTGCCGAAGCTTCGCGAAAACGGCGTGACGGTTGCAAGGATTCAATCCTGTGGCCATTTTCCGATGTACTCGAATCCCGTCGAGATGTGGCGCACGCTCTCACGCTTTTTCGGTTACTCGTAA
- a CDS encoding MFS transporter, protein MVVQSLLNRNRGDAPAVLSGEQSAIELPRAYRRSWYILLVAWVAYFIDLFMRYNIPTVIPILQRENGWSASTIGWIDASFLIAYAVGQLPWGVVSERWLGARWTVTLGTGLIAFASIAFAVHANSVALAILARALIGLGAAAVWVPVNPMLARWFSPALRGTQTGLMAMGGALGTGAGGALMPVLITGSVSLFGLSMIQSGFLYSAIPGLIMIVVVPLVLRDKPEQIGLISLDGNKSKAKHAEPDVDASMASFWNIMKHSRYPYVLTVSYTGFIACKYFVWTWFAAFLVSTYQIKIGHAGYLWAFVAAVPAALCQPLAGLASDRFGHRRSLMISLSIVALICLLFVSYTLLGPRWVPAWVVLATAVLFSIFVNMWIIVWPLTTTLFPTTAAGPIGGLMNTVAQICGSLAPVVSGYFIDVTHSYVGVFVAGMVCALVGISAARLLPVTATAGRA, encoded by the coding sequence ATGGTGGTACAGAGTCTGCTAAATAGAAATCGTGGAGACGCCCCCGCTGTTTTGTCCGGCGAACAGTCGGCAATCGAATTGCCACGTGCCTACCGCCGGTCGTGGTACATCCTGCTGGTTGCATGGGTCGCCTATTTCATCGATCTGTTCATGCGGTACAACATTCCGACGGTGATTCCTATCCTGCAACGGGAAAACGGATGGAGTGCATCGACGATCGGCTGGATCGATGCGTCTTTCCTGATTGCGTATGCGGTCGGTCAGTTGCCGTGGGGCGTGGTCAGTGAACGTTGGCTCGGCGCGCGCTGGACCGTGACCCTGGGCACCGGTTTGATCGCATTTGCCAGCATTGCCTTTGCCGTTCACGCGAATAGCGTCGCGCTCGCCATTCTGGCCAGAGCCCTGATCGGTCTGGGTGCGGCAGCTGTCTGGGTGCCCGTGAACCCGATGCTGGCGCGATGGTTTTCACCGGCGCTACGCGGAACTCAAACGGGACTGATGGCGATGGGCGGCGCACTGGGTACCGGAGCGGGTGGCGCACTCATGCCGGTACTCATCACCGGCAGCGTTTCCCTGTTCGGGCTTTCGATGATCCAGTCGGGATTTCTCTATTCGGCCATTCCCGGCCTGATCATGATCGTGGTCGTTCCCCTCGTGCTTCGCGACAAGCCGGAGCAGATCGGTCTGATCTCCCTCGACGGGAACAAGTCGAAAGCGAAACATGCGGAGCCGGACGTTGACGCTTCCATGGCGTCGTTCTGGAACATCATGAAGCATTCGCGCTACCCGTATGTTCTGACCGTCTCCTACACCGGATTTATCGCTTGCAAGTATTTTGTGTGGACGTGGTTTGCAGCGTTTCTTGTCTCCACGTATCAGATAAAAATCGGTCACGCCGGATATCTGTGGGCGTTTGTCGCGGCAGTTCCCGCGGCATTGTGCCAGCCGCTCGCGGGCCTCGCCTCGGACCGCTTCGGACATCGACGGTCGCTGATGATTTCACTCTCCATCGTTGCGCTGATCTGCCTGCTCTTCGTGAGCTATACCCTACTGGGCCCCCGCTGGGTGCCCGCATGGGTAGTACTGGCCACGGCGGTTTTGTTCTCGATATTCGTCAACATGTGGATCATCGTCTGGCCGCTGACCACCACGCTTTTTCCCACTACCGCCGCGGGGCCAATCGGCGGCTTGATGAACACGGTCGCTCAGATTTGTGGCTCATTGGCGCCCGTGGTGTCCGGCTACTTCATCGACGTCACCCACTCGTATGTGGGTGTGTTCGTAGCCGGGATGGTCTGTGCGCTGGTCGGGATAAGTGCGGCGAGACTTCTGCCCGTCACGGCCACCGCCGGTCGAGCTTAA
- a CDS encoding histidine phosphatase family protein: MAELFLVRHGQASFGADNYDQLSERGERQSLWLGEHFARNGIRFDRVITGTLTRHTQTLAAIRRAMPDTPPECTVHPGLDEYDFHALFRAMDDATHREIASRAREQPREFFKALRQILHAWSRGELDDRAPETWHAFQQRVAAARDAIQQGDARRVLVVTSGGVIGAFVQQLLQAPDAMAVELNLQIRNSSVTQCFFNRESCQLSTFNTVAHLDDPQRHAYLTYS, from the coding sequence ATGGCGGAACTCTTTCTGGTGCGGCACGGACAGGCTTCGTTCGGCGCCGACAACTACGACCAGCTCTCCGAACGCGGCGAACGGCAAAGCCTCTGGCTAGGCGAGCACTTCGCCCGCAACGGTATTCGCTTCGACCGCGTGATCACCGGCACGCTCACGCGTCACACGCAAACGCTCGCCGCCATCCGTCGTGCGATGCCGGATACGCCGCCCGAATGCACGGTTCATCCCGGTCTCGACGAATACGATTTCCACGCGCTATTTCGCGCAATGGACGACGCCACGCATCGCGAAATCGCATCACGCGCACGTGAGCAACCGCGCGAATTCTTCAAGGCGCTACGCCAGATACTGCACGCATGGTCGCGCGGCGAACTCGACGACCGCGCGCCGGAAACGTGGCACGCATTCCAGCAACGCGTCGCCGCCGCACGCGACGCGATCCAGCAAGGCGACGCGCGCCGCGTTCTCGTCGTCACATCCGGCGGCGTGATCGGCGCATTCGTGCAGCAACTGCTGCAGGCGCCCGACGCGATGGCGGTCGAACTCAACCTGCAGATCCGCAACAGCAGCGTCACGCAGTGCTTCTTCAATCGCGAGTCGTGCCAGTTGTCGACCTTCAACACGGTCGCGCATCTCGACGATCCGCAGCGTCACGCCTATCTGACCTACAGCTAG
- the mdeB gene encoding alpha-ketoglutarate dehydrogenase → MTNMSKREQSILASIQTTEDGDPQETAEWLSALDAVVHHVGRDRAQYLFDRLASHALANGIATARASVTPYTNTIPVEQQPPYPGDIGIEEKLAAALRWNALAMVVRANRAYGELGGHIASYASAADLFEVGFNHFFRAANHETGGDLVYFQPHSSPGVYARAYLEGFLDEKNLEHYRQEITGPGLCSYPHPWLMPDFWQFPTGSMGIGPINSIYQARFMRYLHNRGLAKTEGRKVWGFFGDGEMDEPESIGALSLASRESLDNLVFVINCNLQRLDGPVRSNGRIIDELEAQFTGAGWNVIKVVWGSDWDELFARDRTGALLRAFNHTVDGQFQTFSANDGAYNRERFFGQNPELAALAAHLSTDDIDRLRRGGHDVRKLHAAYDRALKHEGQPTVILAKTMKGFGMGAIGQGRMTTHQQKKLDIEQLKAFRDRFRLPLTDDDVDHVRFYKPADSTPEMRYLHEKRAALGGYLPRRRKVASQPLTVPALSSWGQFALDSNGKETSTTMAIVRMLTGLLKDPSLGSRVVPIVADEARTFGMANMFRQVGIYSPLGQLYEPEDLGSMLYYREDTGGQILEEGISEAGAVSSWIAAATSYSVHDTQMLPFYIYYSMFGFQRIGDLIWAAADQRARGFLVGATSGKTTLGGEGLQHQDGSSLLVASTVPNCRAYDPAFAYEIAIIVDEGMRQMIEQQQDVFYYLTVTNENYAQPSLADEQQVREGVLKGMYLLDPAKRDTAQVQLLGAGAILGEVIAAAGMLKDDWNIDAAVWSVTSFTELHRDGAAAERTQRLFQDGAQITPYVTAALDGSRGPVIAATDYVRALPEMIRAYVPRKYVTLGTDGFGRSDTRAALRAFFEVDRASIALAALKALVDERSLDEGVLIEASSKYGKADSNRVEPWLR, encoded by the coding sequence ATGACGAATATGTCGAAGCGTGAACAGTCGATACTCGCCAGTATCCAGACCACGGAAGACGGCGATCCGCAGGAGACGGCGGAATGGCTGTCGGCGCTGGACGCCGTCGTTCATCACGTCGGCCGCGATCGCGCCCAGTATCTCTTCGACCGTCTTGCGTCGCACGCGCTCGCCAACGGAATCGCGACGGCCCGCGCGAGCGTGACGCCCTATACGAACACCATTCCCGTCGAGCAGCAGCCGCCTTATCCGGGCGATATCGGCATCGAGGAAAAACTCGCCGCCGCGCTGCGCTGGAACGCGCTGGCCATGGTGGTGCGGGCCAACCGGGCCTATGGCGAGCTGGGCGGCCATATTGCCAGCTACGCGTCGGCGGCCGATCTGTTCGAAGTCGGCTTCAATCATTTCTTCCGTGCAGCCAATCACGAAACGGGTGGCGACCTGGTCTATTTCCAGCCTCACTCGTCGCCGGGCGTGTACGCGCGCGCCTATCTCGAGGGGTTTCTCGACGAAAAGAACCTTGAGCACTACCGGCAGGAAATCACGGGCCCAGGGCTCTGTTCCTATCCTCACCCGTGGCTGATGCCGGACTTCTGGCAATTCCCAACGGGCTCGATGGGGATCGGTCCGATCAACTCGATCTACCAGGCGCGCTTCATGCGCTACCTGCACAATCGCGGTCTCGCTAAAACCGAGGGCCGCAAGGTATGGGGATTCTTCGGCGACGGCGAGATGGATGAACCCGAATCCATCGGCGCGTTGTCGCTGGCATCCCGCGAAAGCCTGGACAACCTGGTGTTCGTGATCAACTGCAATCTTCAGCGGCTCGACGGACCGGTGCGCAGTAACGGCCGGATCATCGACGAACTCGAAGCCCAGTTCACCGGCGCGGGTTGGAACGTCATCAAGGTGGTATGGGGTTCGGATTGGGACGAACTGTTCGCGCGCGATCGCACGGGTGCGCTGCTGCGCGCCTTCAATCACACGGTCGACGGCCAGTTCCAGACCTTCTCCGCCAACGACGGCGCCTATAACCGGGAGCGCTTCTTCGGCCAGAACCCGGAACTGGCAGCGCTGGCCGCTCACCTGAGCACGGACGATATCGACCGCCTGCGCCGTGGCGGCCACGACGTGCGCAAGCTTCACGCTGCGTACGACCGCGCCCTCAAGCACGAGGGACAGCCGACCGTGATTCTCGCGAAGACGATGAAAGGCTTCGGCATGGGCGCAATCGGCCAGGGGCGAATGACGACGCACCAGCAGAAGAAGCTCGACATCGAGCAACTGAAGGCATTCCGCGACCGCTTCCGCTTGCCGCTGACCGACGACGATGTCGATCACGTGCGCTTCTACAAGCCGGCCGACTCGACGCCGGAAATGCGCTACCTGCACGAAAAGCGCGCCGCGCTCGGCGGTTATCTGCCGCGCCGCCGTAAAGTGGCGTCGCAACCGTTGACCGTGCCGGCGCTGTCGTCCTGGGGGCAATTCGCGCTGGATTCGAACGGCAAGGAAACGTCGACGACGATGGCGATCGTCCGCATGTTGACGGGGCTGCTGAAGGATCCGTCGCTCGGCTCCCGCGTCGTGCCGATCGTCGCGGACGAAGCGCGCACCTTCGGCATGGCGAACATGTTCCGGCAGGTCGGCATCTACTCGCCGCTGGGGCAACTGTACGAGCCGGAAGATCTCGGCTCGATGCTGTACTACCGTGAAGATACCGGCGGTCAGATACTGGAAGAGGGGATTTCGGAAGCGGGCGCCGTATCGTCATGGATCGCGGCGGCCACGTCGTACAGCGTGCACGACACGCAGATGCTGCCGTTCTACATCTACTACTCGATGTTCGGTTTCCAGCGGATCGGCGACCTGATCTGGGCAGCCGCGGATCAACGCGCGCGTGGGTTCCTCGTGGGCGCGACGTCGGGCAAGACGACGCTCGGCGGCGAAGGGCTTCAGCACCAGGACGGAAGCAGCCTGCTGGTGGCGTCGACCGTACCGAACTGCCGCGCCTACGACCCGGCTTTTGCCTACGAGATCGCGATCATCGTCGACGAAGGCATGCGGCAGATGATCGAACAACAGCAAGACGTCTTCTACTACCTGACGGTCACGAACGAGAACTATGCGCAGCCGTCGCTCGCCGACGAGCAGCAGGTGCGCGAAGGCGTGCTCAAGGGCATGTATCTGCTGGACCCGGCGAAACGCGATACGGCACAGGTGCAGTTGCTGGGCGCCGGTGCGATTCTCGGTGAAGTCATCGCCGCTGCCGGCATGCTGAAGGACGACTGGAACATCGATGCGGCCGTGTGGAGCGTGACGAGCTTTACGGAACTGCATCGCGACGGCGCGGCAGCGGAGCGCACTCAACGGCTGTTCCAGGACGGGGCGCAGATAACACCGTACGTCACCGCGGCACTCGACGGTTCGCGAGGACCGGTGATCGCGGCAACCGACTACGTTCGCGCGCTGCCGGAAATGATCCGCGCCTACGTGCCGCGCAAGTACGTCACGCTCGGCACCGACGGCTTCGGCCGTAGCGACACGCGCGCCGCGCTGCGCGCATTCTTCGAAGTCGACCGCGCGTCGATCGCGCTGGCCGCATTGAAAGCGCTGGTCGACGAACGGAGCCTCGATGAAGGTGTGCTGATCGAGGCGAGCAGCAAATACGGCAAGGCGGACAGTAACCGCGTGGAGCCGTGGTTGCGGTGA
- a CDS encoding branched-chain amino acid ABC transporter substrate-binding protein — MNTRIRELLSIGVAVALSSGGVATASADEVVKIGHVAPLTGGIAHMGKDNENGARLAVEEINAKGLTIGGQKITLQLDAQDDAADPRTATQVAQRLVDDNVVGVVGHLTSGTSIPASKIYSDAGIVQISPSSTNPAYTQQGFKTTYRVVATDAQQGPALANYAAKDLKVKSVAIVDDATQYGQGLANEFERTAKSLGLNVMSHDATNDKAVDFRAILTKIKGENPDAIMYGGSDSTGGPFAKQAKQLGVRAKILAGDGLCTDKLSDLAGDATDNIICSEAGVALEKMVGGKTFEAKYKKRFGQPIQIDAPFAYDAVYIIVDAMKRSQSVSPAKILAAMPDTDYHGVVGETTFDSKGDLRHGVISLYVFKAGKKTLLDVVKM; from the coding sequence ATGAACACCAGGATTCGTGAACTGCTGTCGATCGGCGTTGCGGTCGCTCTATCCAGTGGCGGCGTCGCTACCGCTTCCGCGGACGAAGTCGTGAAAATCGGTCACGTTGCTCCGTTGACCGGCGGCATTGCGCATATGGGCAAAGACAACGAAAACGGCGCGCGCCTGGCTGTCGAGGAAATCAACGCCAAAGGCCTCACGATCGGCGGCCAGAAAATCACGCTGCAACTCGACGCGCAAGACGACGCGGCCGATCCGCGTACGGCAACCCAGGTCGCGCAAAGGCTGGTGGACGACAACGTCGTGGGCGTCGTCGGACATTTGACTTCGGGTACGTCCATTCCCGCTTCGAAGATCTACAGCGATGCAGGTATCGTGCAGATTTCGCCGTCGTCGACCAATCCGGCCTATACGCAGCAAGGTTTCAAAACCACTTACCGGGTCGTCGCGACCGACGCCCAGCAAGGTCCGGCATTGGCCAACTACGCTGCGAAAGATCTGAAGGTGAAAAGCGTCGCGATCGTCGACGATGCCACCCAATACGGCCAGGGTCTCGCGAACGAATTCGAAAGGACGGCGAAGTCGCTAGGTCTGAACGTGATGTCGCACGACGCCACCAACGACAAGGCCGTCGACTTCCGCGCGATTCTGACGAAGATCAAGGGAGAGAATCCCGATGCGATCATGTACGGCGGTTCGGACTCCACGGGCGGTCCGTTCGCGAAACAGGCGAAACAACTGGGCGTGCGCGCCAAGATTCTGGCGGGCGATGGCTTATGTACCGACAAGCTGTCCGACCTGGCCGGCGACGCCACCGACAACATCATCTGTTCGGAAGCAGGGGTAGCGCTCGAAAAAATGGTCGGCGGCAAGACGTTCGAAGCAAAGTATAAGAAGCGCTTCGGGCAACCCATCCAGATCGATGCGCCGTTTGCCTATGACGCGGTGTACATCATCGTGGACGCGATGAAGCGTTCGCAATCGGTCTCGCCCGCGAAAATTCTGGCCGCCATGCCGGATACGGACTATCACGGCGTGGTTGGCGAAACGACTTTCGACTCGAAAGGCGATTTGCGTCACGGTGTAATCTCGCTCTATGTCTTCAAGGCGGGCAAGAAGACGCTGCTCGACGTCGTGAAGATGTGA
- the ilvB gene encoding biosynthetic-type acetolactate synthase large subunit — MGIEQIANARGASDGTLLSGARMVVAALLREGVDTVWGYPGGAVLPIYDALQENEHVTHLLVRHEQAAVHAADGYARATGEVGVALVTSGPGVTNAVTGIATAYFDSIPIVVIAGNVPSASIGTDAFQECDTVGITRSIVKHNFLVLGIEHLALTLKKAFHIARTGRPGPVVVDIPKDVLQAIAEFVYPEQVQIRSCRERTDAHPAQIRRAARALRTAHRPCIFVGGGAIAAQASEEIVALARLLDAPVTNTLMALGAIPGSDARCLGMPGMHGTYEANMAMQNCDVMIALGARFDDRVIGDPDDFLKHDRSIIHVDIDPATIDKRVKVDIPIVGDAKAVVRTILKHLHDEPPALTGRDQWWHDIGAWRDRRCLAYKRDDRLIKPQFVIEKLWEITGGEAYVCSDVGQHQMWAAQLYAFNRPRRWINSGGLGTMGVGLPYAMGVKRAFPDADVVTVTGDGSIQMCIQELSTCKQYDLGVKIVSLNNGYLGMVRQLQHVHYGDRFSQSYMDALPDFAALARAYGHVGLRIERPGDVEAALRESLALKDRTVFMDFAIDGSENVWPMVRAGSGLTDMLLSSNDIEY, encoded by the coding sequence ATGGGAATCGAGCAGATCGCTAACGCGCGGGGCGCCAGCGACGGAACGTTGTTGTCCGGCGCGCGAATGGTCGTGGCCGCGCTACTGCGCGAAGGTGTCGACACGGTCTGGGGCTATCCCGGCGGCGCCGTTCTGCCCATCTACGATGCGCTCCAGGAAAATGAGCACGTCACTCACCTGCTGGTGCGTCACGAGCAGGCCGCGGTACATGCCGCGGACGGATACGCACGCGCCACCGGCGAGGTCGGCGTTGCGCTCGTCACGTCGGGTCCGGGCGTGACCAATGCGGTGACCGGTATCGCGACCGCGTATTTCGACTCCATCCCGATCGTGGTGATCGCCGGCAACGTGCCGTCGGCGTCGATCGGTACGGACGCCTTCCAGGAATGCGATACGGTCGGGATTACCCGATCGATCGTCAAGCATAACTTTCTCGTGCTGGGTATCGAGCATCTTGCGCTTACGCTGAAGAAAGCATTTCACATCGCACGCACGGGCCGTCCTGGTCCAGTCGTCGTGGACATTCCGAAGGACGTGCTGCAGGCGATCGCCGAATTCGTCTATCCGGAACAGGTCCAGATTCGATCCTGCCGCGAGCGTACCGACGCGCATCCCGCACAGATCCGCCGCGCGGCGAGGGCGCTCAGAACCGCGCACCGTCCCTGCATCTTCGTGGGCGGCGGCGCCATCGCGGCACAGGCAAGCGAAGAGATCGTGGCGCTCGCGCGGCTTCTCGATGCACCTGTCACGAATACGCTCATGGCGCTCGGCGCGATACCCGGCAGCGACGCGCGCTGCCTCGGCATGCCGGGCATGCACGGCACCTATGAAGCCAACATGGCGATGCAGAACTGCGACGTGATGATTGCGCTGGGCGCGCGCTTCGACGATCGCGTCATCGGCGATCCGGACGATTTTCTGAAGCACGACCGCTCGATCATTCACGTGGATATCGACCCGGCCACGATCGACAAGCGGGTGAAGGTCGATATTCCGATCGTGGGCGACGCGAAGGCTGTGGTCCGCACGATCCTCAAGCATCTGCACGACGAGCCGCCCGCGTTGACCGGCCGCGATCAGTGGTGGCACGACATCGGCGCCTGGCGGGACCGGCGCTGTCTTGCGTATAAGCGTGACGACCGTTTGATCAAGCCGCAGTTCGTGATCGAAAAATTGTGGGAGATCACCGGCGGCGAGGCCTACGTGTGCTCGGACGTCGGGCAGCATCAGATGTGGGCGGCTCAACTCTATGCGTTCAATCGCCCCCGTCGATGGATCAACTCCGGCGGACTGGGAACGATGGGAGTCGGATTGCCCTACGCAATGGGGGTGAAACGCGCGTTTCCGGACGCGGACGTGGTGACGGTGACCGGCGACGGTTCGATCCAGATGTGCATTCAGGAGTTGTCGACCTGCAAGCAGTACGACCTCGGCGTCAAGATCGTTTCGCTGAACAACGGCTATCTCGGCATGGTCAGGCAATTGCAGCATGTCCATTACGGCGACCGGTTTTCGCAGTCGTACATGGACGCATTGCCGGATTTCGCGGCACTGGCTCGCGCCTATGGACATGTGGGTCTGCGCATCGAGCGCCCGGGCGATGTCGAAGCGGCCCTGCGCGAATCGCTCGCGCTGAAGGATCGCACCGTCTTCATGGATTTCGCGATCGACGGCTCGGAGAACGTGTGGCCGATGGTGCGCGCGGGGTCAGGCCTGACCGACATGTTGCTGAGTTCGAACGATATCGAGTACTAG
- a CDS encoding aminotransferase class I/II-fold pyridoxal phosphate-dependent enzyme, translating to MQNISTCDRKALDELHSTLKVRYSSLQHLKLNLNIARGVPSPEQVELSDDLLSLPGAADFMSADGVDVRNYMGQQGLREVRALFSESMEISPENLVVDGNSSLALMYDCVSHAWRAGVNGGTPWHRVRGGVAFLCPVPGYDRHFSICEAFGIRMIPVPMHADGPDVEFVRDAVAGDESIKGMWCVPKYSNPTGATYSESKIRALASMRTAADDFRLFWDNAYWLHHLTDEAVQIANVVALCEEYGNENRPLVFGSTSKITFAGAGLSMLGSSRENIRWWLRHASVRSVGPDKVNQLRHLRFLRNSDGLKALMQRHKELLAPRFGIVERNFRRLLEGTGVASWTQPKGGYFITLNVLHGTAKRVVELSKQAGVTLTPAGAPFPGGIDPTDSVLRIAPSSLAVDDVGQAAEVVAVSALLAAAELRLRQLAE from the coding sequence ATGCAGAACATTTCAACATGCGATCGAAAGGCACTCGACGAACTCCATAGCACGTTGAAGGTGCGCTACAGCTCGCTTCAGCATCTAAAACTGAATCTGAATATTGCACGGGGCGTTCCGTCTCCCGAGCAGGTTGAGCTTTCCGATGATCTATTGAGTTTGCCAGGCGCGGCGGACTTCATGTCGGCAGACGGCGTGGATGTGCGCAACTACATGGGGCAACAAGGATTGCGCGAGGTCAGGGCGCTTTTTTCGGAAAGCATGGAGATCAGTCCCGAGAACCTCGTGGTCGACGGGAATTCCAGCCTGGCGCTTATGTACGATTGCGTGAGTCACGCATGGAGGGCAGGCGTGAATGGCGGTACACCGTGGCATCGGGTGCGAGGCGGAGTCGCATTTCTCTGCCCGGTTCCGGGATACGACCGCCATTTTTCGATATGCGAGGCGTTCGGCATCAGGATGATTCCAGTCCCCATGCATGCCGATGGGCCGGATGTCGAATTCGTGCGGGACGCCGTCGCCGGCGATGAATCGATAAAGGGGATGTGGTGCGTGCCGAAGTACAGCAACCCAACCGGCGCCACGTACTCGGAAAGCAAGATACGCGCACTCGCCTCGATGCGCACTGCCGCAGACGACTTCCGCCTGTTCTGGGACAACGCATATTGGCTGCATCATCTTACCGATGAAGCCGTACAGATCGCGAATGTCGTTGCCTTATGCGAGGAGTATGGGAACGAAAACAGGCCGTTGGTCTTCGGCTCCACGTCGAAGATAACCTTCGCGGGCGCCGGCTTGTCCATGCTGGGCAGTTCCCGCGAGAACATCCGGTGGTGGCTGCGTCATGCCTCGGTGCGAAGCGTTGGACCCGATAAGGTCAACCAGCTTCGTCACTTGAGATTCCTGCGCAATTCAGACGGTTTGAAGGCGCTGATGCAACGTCACAAGGAACTTCTGGCGCCGCGCTTCGGCATTGTCGAGCGGAATTTCCGCAGGTTGCTGGAAGGAACTGGCGTGGCATCCTGGACGCAGCCAAAGGGCGGGTACTTCATTACGCTGAATGTATTACATGGAACGGCGAAGCGCGTTGTCGAGTTATCGAAACAGGCGGGCGTCACGTTGACGCCCGCGGGAGCGCCGTTCCCCGGCGGGATTGATCCTACCGACAGTGTGCTCAGAATTGCGCCGTCGTCGCTTGCCGTTGACGATGTCGGCCAGGCTGCCGAGGTTGTCGCGGTATCGGCACTCCTGGCAGCAGCGGAGTTGCGATTGCGTCAGCTAGCGGAATAG